One Brassica napus cultivar Da-Ae chromosome C4, Da-Ae, whole genome shotgun sequence genomic region harbors:
- the LOC106433165 gene encoding uncharacterized protein LOC106433165, with product MTTSSTHKKYPERLYEEGKCPLQYRSMNHNCHLAGLQMVEESVGLDAWESIKASSVGVIIRLKEMDYTWSAQVVHHLLANQLVVDNLHELWSAIEGQPIRFSLYEFGEITGLNCDPFDINDKVEVDHKAFWEEMGVSPSHGPMLSELRELFPRIRNWSFEKRRMIGWLCVLSIGILGISPGSRIPLEEAKRVLDAEAFERYPWGRVGFSSLVNSVKLVSYEGKKKYTLRGCVHALLIWVYESIPGIGHEYGNHIEGNQVPLLSWSASRPRIQWDLFYKKEKKAHQKVRVRHLIVKAESDIYPQWDDDKVDDDLHNLILDILHDQLDDKYWSLKATNEPVAIKKQRNLVTEEDHCMKKKNSAKRKITDCGSSLNSGGDDGFRHDLMEAVKTLTATVQNVDTVVAEKVLTTLDTKIEAKVNARVAQAEQVLGSQILALQEQVAKITEQMQETAPKNDGHIVNQEDEVNSNDPSWMVQDKTPFDVDAAVQCVVRKKAKKSEVKLTSPILLDTVGGKVTRKNQVKEPAGGLINVKKEKNAVPQLRDSAETWSDLEDKQKYDILGTTLDQLAASLLEGPLHKRKPQLTKTQVYPYVGNSTVKRIITGDSESIADCDPLTKVEEAKFQKLMDYLRSIAGDNDVDTHFYMKLITPRKLWKTDECGWLTDSHMASAMLMFHKRSMRNPSPYSSRIAFLDHWFVNTWVRDYKKYDPKTWKFSDTYKKVFNGNYPEEFSNNRKWLKDVDRLFLCHLINGNHWVALEVDLDKKIIHVYDSIQTVVPSITDLLEECRPFTKMIPLLLNEMVPERKKSSQQFRISRPKSVPKNEAPGDCGVYALKYIECKAVGCGFEGLSDQCIPAMRIKLAAEIYDEVSGL from the exons ATGACTACATCAAGCACCCacaaaaaatatccagaaagaCTTTATGAAGAGGGAAAATGTCCACTGCAATATCGATCAATGAATCATAACTGTCACTTGGCTGGTTTGCAGATGGTGGAGGAATCTGTTGGTTTGGATGCGTGGGAATCCATTAAGGCATCTTCTGTTGGAGTTATTATAAGGTTGAAAGAGATGGATTATACATGGTCAGCCCAAGTCGTTCACCATTTGCTGGCAAACCAACTGGTCGTGGATAATCTTCATGAGCTATGGTCTGCAATAGAAGGACAGCCAATCAGGTTTTCGCTATATGAGTTTGGTGAAATAACAGGTTTGAATTGCGACCCTTTCGACATTAATGATAAGGTGGAGGTTGATCATAAGGCGTTTTGGGAAGAGATGGGTGTGTCTCCTTCACATGGTCCAATGTTATCTGAGTTGCGCGAATTGTTTCCTCGCATTAGGAATTGGTCATTTGAGAAGAGAAGAATGATTGGCTGGCTTTGTGTCTTATCGATTGGCATATTAGGCATCTCTCCTGGTAGCAGAATTCCTTTAGAAGAAGCGAAGAGAGTCCTAGACGCAGAAGCTTTTGAAAGATATCCTTGGGGGCGTGTCGGATTTTCCAGCCTCGTTAATTCAGTTAAGCTTGTTTCATATGaaggaaagaagaaatataCACTTCGTGGATGTGTTCATGCTCTTCTCATCTGGGTGTATGAATCAATACCTGGCATTGGGCATGAATATGGGAACCATATTGAGGGTAACCAAGTTCCTCTTCTCTCTTGGTCTGCATCCCGTCCCCGTATACAGTgggatttgttttataaaaaagagaaaaaagctCACCAGAAG GTGCGTGTCAGACATCTCATTGTTAAGGCAGAATCGGACATATATCCTCAATGGGATGATGACAAGGTTGATGATGATCTTCATAACTTGATTTTAGACATTCTACATGACCAGCTTGATGATAAGTACTGGAGCTTGAAGGCAACTAATGAACCAGTAGCAATCAAAAAGCAAAGGAATTTAGTGACTGAAGAAGATCATtgcatgaagaaaaaaaattcagcgAAGAGGAAAATCACA GACTGTGGATCCAGCCTTAACTCAGGTGGAGATGATGGATTCAGGCATGATCTAATGGAAGCAGTGAAGACATTGACTGCAACGGTTCAAAATGTGGACACAGTTGTTGCTGAGAAGGTGTTGACTACATTAGACACAAAGATTGAAGCAAAAGTAAATGCAAGAGTTGCTCAAGCCGAGCAGGTACTTGGCAGTCAAATCTTAGCATTACAAGAACAAGTTGCTAAAATTACAGAGCAGATGCAAGAAACTGCCCCCAAAAATGATGGACACATTGTAAACCAAGAAGATGAAGTCAACAGCAATGATCCG TCATGGATGGTCCAAGACAAGACACCATTTGATGTAGATGCGGCAGTGCAGTGTGTGGTTAGAAAGAAAGCCAAGAAATCCGAGGTCAAGCTAACGTCTCCTATTCTACTTGACACTGTTGGAGGGAAGGTTACTAGAAAAAATCAAGTAAAAGAACCTGCTGGAGGTTTGATAAACGTTAAGAAGGAGAAGAATGCAGTTCCACAACTTAGAGATTCTGCTGAAACATGGTCTGATTTAGAAGATAAGCAAAAATATGACATCCTAGGTACCACGTTAGACCAGTTAGCGGCATCACTTTTAGAAGGACCTTTGCATAAACGCAAGCCACAACTGACTAAGACTCAAGTGTATCCATATGTTGGTAACTCAACTGTGAAGAGGATCATAACAGGCGATTCTGAGAGTATAGCCGACTGTGATCCCTTAACTAAAGTTGAGGAGGCAAAATTTCAGAAGCTAATGGATTATCTACGAAGTATTGC TGGTGATAACGATGTAGACACTCACTTCTACATGAAGCTAATAACGCCAAGAAAACTCTGGAAAACAGATGAGTGTGGGTGGCTAACAGATTCT CATATGGCATCTGCAATGCTTATGTTTCATAAAAGATCTATGAGGAACCCTTCACCATACTCATCAAGGATAGCTTTTCTTGACCACTGGTTTGTCAATACGTGGGTCAGAGACTACAAGAAATACGATCCTAAGACATGGAAGTTCTCAGATACGTACAAGAAGGTCTTCAATGGCAATTATCCTGAAGAGTTTTCCAACAACAGAAAGTGGCTGAAGGATGTTGATCGGTTGTTTCTTTGCCACTTGATCAATGGTAACCACTGGGTCGCTTTAGAAGTGGATCTTGACAAGAAAATAATTCATGTCTACGACAGCATACAGACAGTTGTCCCGAGCATCACAGATCTTCTAGAAGAGTGTCGTCCTTTCACGAAGATGATTCCGTTATTGCTGAATGAAATGGttccagaaagaaagaagagttCACAACAGTTCAGGATTTCAAGACCTAAAAGTGTGCCTAAGAATGAAGCCCCTGGGGATTGTGGTGTTTACGCTCTGAAGTATATAGAGTGTAAGGCAGTTGGCTGTGGTTTTGAAGGACTTTCTGACCAGTGCATTCCGGCAATGCGTATTAAGTTAGCTGCTGAGATCTATGATGAGGTCTCGGGTCTGTAG
- the LOC106389711 gene encoding protein NARROW LEAF 1-like, giving the protein MTLGGWGQRFRQSASSQSDDSASDLARTNHHCNHMSLPSSSSPSSLNPFAFNIQHGESNAPYFSWPTLSRLNNAVEDRANYFANLQKGVLPEIVGRLPSGQQATTLLELMTIRAFHSKILRRFSLGTAVGFRITRGVLTNTPAILVFVARKVHRQWLNPMQCLPSALEGPGGVWCDVDVVEFQYYGAPAATPKEQVYNELVDGLRGSDPCIGSGSQVASQETYGTLGAIVRSRTGNHQVGFLTNRHVAVDLDYPSQKMFHPLPPSLGPGVYLGAVERATSFITDDQWYGIFADTNPETFVRADGAFIPFAENFSMSNVTTVIKGIGEIGNVHVIDLQSPIDTLIGKQVVKVGRSSGYTTGTVMAYALEYNDEKGICFLTDFLVIGENQQTFDLEGDSGSLILLTSPNGQKPRPVGIIWGGTANRGRLKLIAGREPENWTSGVDLGRLLDLLELDLITSNHELEAARGQRNTSVTAIGSTVCQSSPPDPVASGDKQDESFEPFIPPEFRIEEAIKPTPEVEEHVFIAPLSFNESTSTSQRQEKLKVDDLVALKSSSEEEDEVSISLHLGEPKLKKPKFFLAES; this is encoded by the exons atgactttgggaGGTTGGGGTCAGAGATTCAGACAGTCAGCTTCTTCTCAATCAGATGACTCTGCTTCGGATTTGGCGAGAACCAACCATCACTGCAACCACATGAGTCTTCCGTCCTCTTCAAGCCCATCTTCTCTTAATCCATTCGCATTCAACATCCAGCACGGAGAGAGCAACGCCCCTTACTTCTCCTGGCCTACTCTCAGCCGCCTCAACAATGCTGTGGAAGACCGAGCTAACTACTTTGCTAATCTCCAGAAAGGTGTTTTGCCTGAAATCGTTGGGAGGTTGCCTTCAGGACAGCAAGCCACTACCTTGCTTGAGCTCATGACTATCAGAGCGTTTCATAGTAAAATCCTGCGCCGGTTTAGTCTTGGTACTGCAGTTGGGTTCAGGATCACGCGTGGTGTTCTGACAAATACTCCGGCGATTCTCGTGTTTGTTGCTAGGAAAGTTCATAGGCAATGGCTTAATCCAATGCAGTGTCTTCCTTCCGCTCTTGAG GGTCCTGGAGGGGTTTGGTGCGATGTAGATGTTGTGGAGTTCCAATATTACGGTGCTCCTGCTGCAACGCCAAAGGAACAGGTTTATAATGAACTTGTAGATGGTTTGAGAGGAAGTGATCCATGCATCGGCTCTGGTTCTCAg GTTGCAAGCCAAGAAACGTATGGAACGTTGGGAGCTATAGTGAGAAGCAGAACCGGTAACCATCAGGTCGGTTTCCTTACTAACCGGCATGTGGCAGTTGATTTGGACTATCCAAGCCAGAAAATGTTTCATCCTTTACCTCCAAGCCTTGGACCGGGTGTCTACCTCGGTGCAGTTGAGAGAGCAACATCGTTTATTACAGATGACCAGTGGTACGGCATATTTGCTGATACAAATCCAG AAACATTTGTGAGAGCGGATGGTGCATTTATTCCCTTTGCAGAAAATTTCAGTATGAGCAATGTAACCACAGTGATAAAGGGCATAGGTGAGATAGGCAACGTCCACGTCATAGACTTGCAATCACCTATTGATACCCTTATCGGTAAACAAGTTGTTAAAGTTGGAAGAAGCTCTGGATACACCACTGGAACCGTTATGGCTTATGCTTTGGAATACAACGACGAGAAAGGGATCTGTTTCCTCACTGATTTTCTAGTCATTGGTGAGAACCAGCAGACTTTTGACCTCGAAGGTGACAGTGGAAGCCTTATACTCTTAACTAGTCCAAACGGTCAGAAACCACGACCGGTTGGGATCATTTGGGGTGGTACAGCAAACAGAGGACGGCTGAAACTGATagcaggacgagaacctgagaACTGGACAAGCGGGGTCGATCTTGGTCGGCTTTTGGATCTCTTGGAGCTAGATCTCATCACATCAAACCATGAACTCGAAG CTGCTAGAGGACAGAGAAACACTTCGGTTACAGCCATTGGTTCAACGGTTTGCCAGTCATCACCACCGGACCCGGTTGCTTCAGGAGACAAACAAGATGAGAGCTTTGAGCCGTTTATACCGCCTGAGTTTCGTATAGAAGAGGCTATCAAACCAACGCCTGAAGTAGAGGAACATGTGTTCATTGCTCCGTTGTCGTTTAACGAGTCTACTTCTACTAGTCAAAGGCAAGAGAAACTCAAAGTTGATGATCTTGTCGCTTTAAAGAGCAgttctgaagaagaagatgaggttagCATCTCGTTGCACCTTGGTGAGCCTAAACTAAAGAAACCAAAGTTTTTTTTAGCTGAAAGTTAA
- the LOC106433163 gene encoding uncharacterized protein LOC106433163, whose amino-acid sequence MDVIVVCGQWLFENDKWMFHVDSRRGSKVIPVNDDTNLEDMINMVYEDYDLDRGHVNLELSYMLSRKSLMKLTHDTPPVKIGNFRQFQGFIRLRKSDQVRLCVEVSLRSNKKTKKTQTLMENQSDYNHDEDTNTDGERFDYCDDSDGATSDDEDFIGYGLTPKLDIEMKKEYKPKIGSATKSKKAKVVTHVRQQLDSIDIVVGQSFDSKSSLTTRLKILTIVQKFDYDVEYSTPTLLIVKCWIEGCSWKLRASPTSDSPRFTVRIYVSEHTCSVTERSARCRQATPESGYHELPVYLHMIREANPGTFTRLVVDSSDRFKYLFIAFGASMKGFPFMRKVVVVDGTFLQGKYKGTLLIASSQDGNFQIFPIAFAIVDTENDESWKWFFKQLSCVIPDDERLAIISDRHKSIGNAISEVYPSASRGVCTYHLYKNVLLKFRGRELFGLVKKAANSFRLSDFETIFDEIKAMHPALHRYLQKADVRKWARAHFPGDRYNLTTTNIAESINKVLSEARNLPVVRLLEAIRLMMTRWFSARKNDAYLMKTILTRGVEKLLEVHLSSYNT is encoded by the coding sequence ATGGATGTTATAGTTGTTTGTGGCCAGTGGTTATTCGAGAATGATAAATGGATGTTTCACGTTGATAGCAGAAGAGGAAGCAAAGTAATTCCAGTGAATGACGACACAAACTTGGAAGATATGATTAACATGGTTTATGAGGACTACGACTTAGACAGAGGCCATGTTAATCTCGAATTGAGTTACATGCTTAGCAGGAAAAGCTTGATGAAGCTAACTCATGACACACCTCCAGTTAAAATTGGGAATTTTCGACAATTTCAAGGTTTCATCCGTCTCCGAAAGTCTGACCAAGTCCGTCTATGTGTGGAAGTCTCTCTAAGAAGCAACAAGAAAACGAAAAAGACACAGACACTGATGGAAAACCAATCTGATTATAATCATGATGAAGACACAAACACTGACGGAGAACGATTTGACTATTGCGATGATTCAGATGGTGCTACATCAGATGACGAGGACTTTATAGGGTACGGATTAACTCCAAAATTAGATATAGAGATGAAGAAGGAGTATAAGCCAAAGATTGGGTCAGCAACAAAATCGAAAAAGGCTAAGGTAGTCACTCATGTTAGGCAACAACTGGATTCTATAGATATAGTTGTTGGCCAAAGTTTTGACTCCAAGTCTTCATTAACAACACGACTTAAGATCTTGACGATAGTGCAAAAATTTGATTATGATGTTGAGTACTCAACGCCGACTCTTCTAATCGTAAAGTGTTGGATTGAAGGCTGTAGTTGGAAGTTAAGAGCATCACCAACAAGTGATAGTCCTCGCTTTACCGTACGCATCTATGTTTCTGAACATACTTGTTCAGTTACAGAACGATCAGCTCGTTGCAGACAAGCAACACCTGAGAGTGGCTACCATGAGTTACCTGTGTATCTGCACATGATTAGAGAAGCCAATCCTGGGACATTCACTCGCCTTGTAGTAGATTCTAGTGACAGATTTAAGTACCTTTTCATTGCATTTGGTGCTAGCATGAAGGGCTTTCCATTCATGAGGAAGGTTGTTGTGGTCGATGGCACATTCTTGCAAGGCAAGTACAAAGGAACTCTACTAATTGCGTCATCACAAGATGGCAACTTCCAGATATTTCCAATTGCATTTGCGATAGTCGATACTGAAAACGATGAATCATGGAAATGGTTTTTCAAGCAACTCAGCTGTGTGATACCAGATGACGAAAGACTTGCTATTATTTCTGATAGACACAAATCAATTGGCAATGCAATATCCGAGGTCTATCCATCTGCTAGCCGTGGAGTTTGTACTTACCACTTGTATAAGAATGTCTTGTTAAAGTTTAGAGGTCGCGAgttgtttggtttggttaaaaAGGCAGCTAATTCATTCAGGCTTTCAGATTTTGAGACCATATTTGatgagatcaaagcaatgcACCCGGCTCTGCATCGCTATTTGCAGAAAGCAGATGTAAGGAAGTGGGCACGAGCTCATTTCCCTGGTGATAGGTACAACTTGACTACAACCAACATAGCTGAATCTATAAACAAAGTGCTTTCAGAAGCAAGAAACTTGCCGGTTGTAAGACTTTTAGAAGCAATAAGGCTAATGATGACACGATGGTTTTCGGCACGGAAGAATGATGCATATTTGATGAAAACAATTCTAACTCGTGGAGTTGAGAAGCTTTTAGAGGTACACTTGAGTTCCTATAACACATGA
- the LOC106389713 gene encoding protein EXORDIUM-like 7 yields the protein MYLSIYNTNNISKFFTHQITNKTPEKMISLIFLFFLSLSFTSDGQLYDESKNYEGSSDLVNLEYHMGPVISSPETSLYIIWYGRWNPTHQSTIRDFIYSVSSPARYPSVFDWWKTVRLYRDQTGSNITRTLVLSGEFHDSTYSHGSQLSRFSVQSIIRTAVANKLPLNSLNGLYMVLTSDDVEMQEFCRAICGFHYFTFSTIVGATVPYVWVGNSRKQCPEMCAYPFAQPKPFPGSGFVSREKMKPPNGEVGIDGMISVIAHELAEVSSNPMLNGWYGGEDAMAPTEIADLCLGVYGSGGGGGYMGIVYKDRWRSVYNVNGVGRRKYLIQWVWDLTRNRCFGPNAMN from the coding sequence ATGTACCTTTCTATTTATAACACCAATAACATCTCCAAGTTCTTCACTCACCAAATCACAAACAAAACCCCTGAGAAGATGATCTCTCTCATCttcttgttcttcctctcacTCTCTTTCACATCCGATGGACAACTCTACGACGAAAGCAAGAACTACGAAGGCTCCTCCGATCTTGTAAACCTTGAATACCACATGGGTCCGGTCATATCCTCGCCTGAGACTAGTCTTTACATCATATGGTACGGTCGATGGAACCCAACTCACCAGTCTACAATCAGAGACTTCATCTACTCCGTCTCTTCACCGGCACGGTATCCTTCAGTATTCGACTGGTGGAAGACGGTGAGGCTTTACAGAGACCAAACAGGTTCCAACATCACCAGAACACTTGTCTTGTCCGGAGAGTTCCACGACTCAACCTACTCTCATGGATCTCAACTCAGTCGCTTCTCTGTCCAGTCCATCATCAGAACTGCCGTCGCCAACAAGCTACCACTAAACTCTCTCAACGGCTTGTACATGGTCCTGACCTCAGACGATGTAGAGATGCAAGAGTTCTGCAGAGCCATCTGCGGGTTCCATTACTTCACTTTCTCAACCATCGTTGGTGCAACGGTGCCGTACGTGTGGGTCGGGAACAGTAGGAAACAGTGTCCGGAGATGTGCGCGTACCCTTTTGCGCAGCCTAAACCGTTTCCAGGAAGCGGGTTTGTGagcagagagaagatgaaaccaCCAAATGGAGAGGTGGgaatcgatgggatgatcagtgTGATAGCTCATGAGCTGGCGGAAGTGTCGAGTAACCCTATGTTGAACGGATGGTACGGAGGAGAAGATGCAATGGCGCCGACCGAGATAGCGGATTTGTGTTTGGGAGTGTATGGATCAGGAGGTGGAGGTGGGTATATGGGGATTGTGTACAAGGATAGGTGGAGAAGTGTGTATAATGTGAatggagttggaagaagaaaatatttgattcaATGGGTTTGGGATCTTACTAGGAACAGATGCTTTGGACCAAACGCTATGAACTAG